The region AGATTAACAGTTTGCTGAAAAACTCTTAAGAAAGTCAGGATTGGACAAGATTCGGCTTGCCTCTGATGCAAGCGACCAAAGAGATAGCTTTTTTTGTCTGATTTCACAGAGCTACCCTGGTTAAGGACAGGGAGGAATGGACCATGGATTTACTGAAGAGAGAGAATTTTTCATCGGGCGCGCCTCTGGAAGAAAAGGTGGGGTACAGCCGGGCGGTCAAGGTGGGAAATTTTGTGTTTGTGGGCGGGACCACATCCACTAATCCCGAAGGCGTAGTGGAGGGCGAGGCTGACGCCTACCTCCAAGCCAAAATCATCCTGCAGAAGATCGAGCAGGCTTTATCCAAGGCTGGAGCCAAGCTGTCCGAAGTGTACCGGGTCCGCATATATGTAACGGACATCAAGAAGGCTCAGGAATACATGAAGGCCTATTCCGAATTTTTCAAAGAGATCAAACCGGTGACCATATTGGTCGAGATTTCGGCCCTGGCTCGTCCGGCCCATTTGGTGGAAATTGAGGCCGAGGCGATGATTGGCTCTTATCTGGTAAGAAGTCATTAGAAGGGATTTTGACAACATGGAAGAAGCGTTCAAGGAGCGCTACGCTTGAGGAGCACTTCGTTTGAGGGAAGAGGCGACTGCCTTGGGCTCAAGTTCGTCGAAGACGAACGCTCCTCATTCGAAGCGCTCCTTTTTCCCTTTGTACTGCAAGACCATCATGGTAATGTCGTCGGACTGGAGGGCCTCCCCGGAAAAATTTTTTATCCGTTCCATCAGGGCGGCTATCATTTCCTGGATAGGCCGTCGGGCCAATAAAGATAGTTCTCTTTCCAGCCTTTCTTCGGAAAATAATTCCTCCCGGGTATTCATAGCCTCGGTCACCCCGTCGGTGTACATAAACAGACTCTCCCCGGTTTCAGGAGAAGACTATCCACCCGATTGGGGGGTGAGGATCTCTTTGGGAATTTGATACCAGTCCCATTGAAGGTAGGAATAGGATTCCCTGCCAAATAATTACTCGGAGGGGAAGGGCCGGTTTTCTCCTCGGAATCAGAAAATGGGGCAGGCAAGGGGGGCAAGGAAAAAAATATCCAACTGAGCGGAAATAGGGTGGGAACCGGAAGTGCCGTCAGATCCGGGAAAGCGTTGCCCCGGTCAAAAGACCGTTGACTAAGATCTTATCCGGAATCCGGCATATTGAATCAGGGCTTCCAGGACCTCCGTTACCGGCAGGCCCACCACATTGGTATAGGACCCCTGGATCTTTTTGACACAGAAGGCCCCCTTTCCCTGGATGGCATAAGCCCCGGCCTTATCCATCGGTTCCCCGGTCCGGACATACCAGTCGATTTCATCGGTCGATAAGGGCTTGAAGCTCACCCGGGTAGCAACACTTTGAGTCCTTTCCCGGTCCAAGAAGCGATTCCTTAAACAGAAACTGGTAATAACCTGATGGGTTTTTCCGCTCAGGGTTTGAAGAAACCTTTTCGCCTCCCGAAGGTTTTTCGGTTTGCCGAATAATTTATTTTCCAGAACCACTACCGTATCAGCCCCCAACACCCATTGTTGGGGATGAGCGGCGGAAACCCGCTCGCTTTTCTCCCGGGCCATCCGTCTTGAAAAAGAAACCGGGGATTCGTCGGGTTTGGGAATTTCCGGTATCTCGTTTGAAACGATTATTAAATGAATGCCCAAATCGGACAGCAGGGCCTTGCGCCGGGGGGAAGCTGAGGCCAGGATGAGGTGGAAAGGGGGTTTCATCCCTGACTTATACCATATTTTATTTCCCGGTCTTATTATTTTTTTTACATCTCTTCTCTTTTTTGTTAATAGTTTTTAATTATGGGATTGAATCATTGGCAGATAGAAGAAAGAAGTTTGATCCTTCACCGGGAGATTGCCCGGCGAATCAGGGAAGATCCTGCTGTTTTAGAAATAGCCCGGGAAAACCTGAACAGATGGATTCAAAATCAAGGGCATCGCCTTTACTGGACGGAGTGGAAAAAGATTCTCAACGGTCCCTTGCAGGAAATTCTATCCTTCCTGGTTTCACCTGAAGACAAGGCCAGATGGCTGAGGCAATCCAGCCCTTTTTGCGGCATATTGACTCCACGGGAACGTTGGAAGATCTATGAATCGTTCTCAGCTTGAACATATTCTCCGGGCGGCTGGAGATATTTCTGAAGATGATGAGATTGTCGTCCTCGGG is a window of Deltaproteobacteria bacterium DNA encoding:
- a CDS encoding RidA family protein encodes the protein MDLLKRENFSSGAPLEEKVGYSRAVKVGNFVFVGGTTSTNPEGVVEGEADAYLQAKIILQKIEQALSKAGAKLSEVYRVRIYVTDIKKAQEYMKAYSEFFKEIKPVTILVEISALARPAHLVEIEAEAMIGSYLVRSH
- a CDS encoding SpoIIE family protein phosphatase, translating into MYTDGVTEAMNTREELFSEERLERELSLLARRPIQEMIAALMERIKNFSGEALQSDDITMMVLQYKGKKERFE
- the maf gene encoding septum formation inhibitor Maf produces the protein MKPPFHLILASASPRRKALLSDLGIHLIIVSNEIPEIPKPDESPVSFSRRMAREKSERVSAAHPQQWVLGADTVVVLENKLFGKPKNLREAKRFLQTLSGKTHQVITSFCLRNRFLDRERTQSVATRVSFKPLSTDEIDWYVRTGEPMDKAGAYAIQGKGAFCVKKIQGSYTNVVGLPVTEVLEALIQYAGFRIRS